One window from the genome of Choloepus didactylus isolate mChoDid1 chromosome 2, mChoDid1.pri, whole genome shotgun sequence encodes:
- the PERM1 gene encoding PGC-1 and ERR-induced regulator in muscle protein 1 isoform X1, protein MENFEYSVQLSDQDWAEFSAAADECGLLQASLASGDELLSSDIDQGDSSGGSPPGPPALPGQPARGGWGWPGREEEECLDARPWASRWPCEPVLALGASQQTPGTSTRSGAQRPLSFCPPSQSVSISGSASSRDDMQRLLQGPAAGGPTSSPAGELPPCPEPPGHSASTQGPPSSPGAPRSPGRKKKLTAGAKKAWRAGAPAPVPPQPGSPLLLEARPGEGPCPAESRIPLAAALLGKGLAGAAAELKAGARLNELGPDSAQAPDPMQVPQQDLSTPAPMTEQGRDVEGVPPRAELHTVSTPAQEAQPKVALSTPSSKPQPVVALSTLNSKPDPDLALPTPGSKTNPDVGLSTPGSKLQTEVALSTSNSKPNPDVGLSTPSSKPDPDLAPSTSISKPNPDLAPSTSGSKPQSELAPSTPSSKLNLDMALSTPISMDKPEVDSTVPVLVAIPHKNVPHPASQALPDLGVSTPGPRVAVAAPCWPSIPRAAPDVGGPEPARTAELAPSPVRSSQGHQAEPQAEPPAGPAQVPRKKKVRFSVAEPSPEEPGPGEAQGPPLPAAVQPLAPRTAVGGRGGPGAWDAVAVAPWTLQPRVHGQLPPPASSSLRGSRPGSSFALTVPEVYDFLFCDTIEEEAEDAEEAAAHQALADVQWPDTCEFFFWDCQAQRSRPRGGCSQDPAPLPGDAVPISIPEAYEHFFGEEGWSGELEPAALRQLQAVEPSPSGPQHVGPGVEPSPAAAQEPGPAVRWAGGPRGPLPSFTFSQNDMCLVFVAFATWAVRTSDLHAPDAWKTVLLANIGTISAIRYFRRQVEGGRPGPGPSS, encoded by the exons ATGGAGAACTTTGAGTACAGCGTCCAGCTGAGTGACCAGGACTGGGCCGAGTTCTCGGCTGCCGCTGACGAGTGTGGCCTCCTGCAGGCTAGCCTGGCCTCTGGGGATGAACTCCTGTCCAGTGACATTGACCAAGGGGACAGCAGTGGCGGCAGCCCCCCAGggcccccagccctccctgggCAGCCTGCTCGGGGGGGGTGGGGCTGGCCAGGCCGTGAGGAGGAGGAGTGCCTGGACGCCCGGCCGTGGGCCAGCAGGTGGCCATGTGAGCCCGTCCTGGCCCTTGGGGCCAGTCAGCAGACGCCCGGCACGTCCACACGGTCAGGAGCCCAGCGGCCCCTCAGCTTCTGCCCCCCCAGCCAGTCGGTGTCCATCTCAGGCTCGGCGTCTTCCAGAGACGACATGCAGAGGCTTCTGCAGGGGCCAGCTGCCGGGGGACCTACCTCTAGCCCAGCTGGCGAGCTCCCTCCATGCCCCGAGCCCCCCGGCCACAGCGCCTCCACCCAGGGGCCCCCCAGCAGCCCTGGGGCCCCGAGGAGCCCCGGCAGGAAGAAAAAGCTCACAGCAGGGGCCAAGAAGGCTTGGCGGGCAGGAGCTCCGGCCCCTGTGCCCCCTCAGCCGGGCTCTCCGCTGCTCCTGGAGGCCAGGCCTGGGGAGGGCCCCTGCCCGGCTGAGTCTAGGATCCCACTTGCAGCTGCCCTCCTGGGGAAGGGTCTTGCAGGAGCAGCGGCAGAGCTGAAGGCAGGAGCCAGGCTGAATGAGCTGGGGCCAGACTCGGCCCAAGCCCCCGACCCTATGCAGGTGCCCCAGCAAGATCTGTCTACACCTGCCCCCATGACTGAGCAAGGCAGAGATGTGGAAGGGGTGCCCCCCAGAGCTGAGCTACACACAGTCTCTACACCTGCTCAGGAGGCTCAACCCAAGGTGGCTCTGTCTACACCCAGCTCCAAGCCTCAACCTGTGGTTGCTCTGTCTACATTGAACTCCAAGCCTGATCCGGACCTGGCTCTGCCTACACCTGGCTCCAAGACTAATCCAGACGTTGGTCTGTCTACACCTGGCTCCAAGCTTCAAACTGAGGTTGCTCTGTCTACATCAAACTCTAAGCCTAATCCAGACGTAGGTCTGTCTACACCCAGCTCCAAGCCTGATCCAGACCTAGCTCCATCTACATCCATCTCTAAGCCTAATCCCGACCTAGCACCGTCTACCTCCGGCTCCAAGCCTCAATCCGAGCTTGCTCCATCTACACCCAGCTCCAAGCTTAATCTGGACATGGCCCTGTCTACACCCATCTCAATGGACAAGCCAGAAGTGGATTCTACTGTGCCTGTCTTAGTGGCAATCCCACACAAGAATGTGCCTCACCCTGCTTCCCAGGCCCTGCCGGATTTGGGGGTGTCCACACCTGGTCCCAGAGTTGCAGTGGCTGCCCCTTGCTGGCCCTCCATTCCCCGGGCTGCACCTGACGTGGGAGGGCCTGAACCTGCCCGGACGGCCGAGCTGGCTCCGAGCCCTGTTAGGTCTTCACAGGGGCACCAAGCAGAGCCCCAAGCGGAGCCCCCCGCTGGCCCCGCCCAAGTCCCCAGGAAAAAGAAAGTTCGCTTCTCTGTGGCGGAGCCCAGCCCCGAGGAGCCAGGGCCAGGAGAGGCCCAGGGCCCACCCTTGCCAGCCGCAGTCCAGCCTTTGGCCCCCAGGACAGCCGTGGGGGGCCGCGGAGGGCCCGGGGCCTGGGATGCCGTGGCTGTTGCACCCTGGACCCTGCAGCCCCGGGTCCACGGGCAGCTGCCTCCCCCCGCCTCCTCGTCCTTGAGGGGCTCCAGGCCAGGGAGCAGCTTTGCACTGACCGTCCCTGAGGTCTATGACTTTTTGTTTTGTGACACCATTGAAGAGGAGGCCGAAGACGCCGAGGAGGCGGCAGCCCATCAGGCCCTGGCCGATGTCCAGTGGCCGGACACCTGTGAGTTCTTCTTCTGGGACTGCCAGGCCCAGAGGTCAAGGCCACGAGGGGGCTGCTCCCAGGACCCAGCCCCTCTGCCTGGGGACGCCGTGCCCATCTCCATCCCCGAGGCTTACGAACACTTctttggggaggaggggtggtCAGGGGAGCTGGAGCCGGCTGCCCTTCGCCAGCTGCAGGCTGTGGAGCCCTCCCCGTCGGGCCCCCAGCACGTCGGGCCTGGTGTTGAGCCCAGTCCAGCCGCAGCACAGGAGCCCGGCCCGGCAGTCAGGTGGGCAG GAGGGCCCCGgggtcccctcccctccttcaccTTCAGCCAGAATGACATGTGTCTGGTGTTTGTGGCCTTTGCTACCTGGGCAGTGAGAACGTCAGACCTGCACGCCCCAGATGCCTGGAAAACAG TCCTGCTGGCCAACATCGGAACCATCTCGGCCATCCGATACTTCCGCCGGCAGGTGGAGGGGGGacgccccggccccggccccagcTCCTAG
- the PERM1 gene encoding PGC-1 and ERR-induced regulator in muscle protein 1 isoform X2, protein MQRLLQGPAAGGPTSSPAGELPPCPEPPGHSASTQGPPSSPGAPRSPGRKKKLTAGAKKAWRAGAPAPVPPQPGSPLLLEARPGEGPCPAESRIPLAAALLGKGLAGAAAELKAGARLNELGPDSAQAPDPMQVPQQDLSTPAPMTEQGRDVEGVPPRAELHTVSTPAQEAQPKVALSTPSSKPQPVVALSTLNSKPDPDLALPTPGSKTNPDVGLSTPGSKLQTEVALSTSNSKPNPDVGLSTPSSKPDPDLAPSTSISKPNPDLAPSTSGSKPQSELAPSTPSSKLNLDMALSTPISMDKPEVDSTVPVLVAIPHKNVPHPASQALPDLGVSTPGPRVAVAAPCWPSIPRAAPDVGGPEPARTAELAPSPVRSSQGHQAEPQAEPPAGPAQVPRKKKVRFSVAEPSPEEPGPGEAQGPPLPAAVQPLAPRTAVGGRGGPGAWDAVAVAPWTLQPRVHGQLPPPASSSLRGSRPGSSFALTVPEVYDFLFCDTIEEEAEDAEEAAAHQALADVQWPDTCEFFFWDCQAQRSRPRGGCSQDPAPLPGDAVPISIPEAYEHFFGEEGWSGELEPAALRQLQAVEPSPSGPQHVGPGVEPSPAAAQEPGPAVRWAGGPRGPLPSFTFSQNDMCLVFVAFATWAVRTSDLHAPDAWKTVLLANIGTISAIRYFRRQVEGGRPGPGPSS, encoded by the exons ATGCAGAGGCTTCTGCAGGGGCCAGCTGCCGGGGGACCTACCTCTAGCCCAGCTGGCGAGCTCCCTCCATGCCCCGAGCCCCCCGGCCACAGCGCCTCCACCCAGGGGCCCCCCAGCAGCCCTGGGGCCCCGAGGAGCCCCGGCAGGAAGAAAAAGCTCACAGCAGGGGCCAAGAAGGCTTGGCGGGCAGGAGCTCCGGCCCCTGTGCCCCCTCAGCCGGGCTCTCCGCTGCTCCTGGAGGCCAGGCCTGGGGAGGGCCCCTGCCCGGCTGAGTCTAGGATCCCACTTGCAGCTGCCCTCCTGGGGAAGGGTCTTGCAGGAGCAGCGGCAGAGCTGAAGGCAGGAGCCAGGCTGAATGAGCTGGGGCCAGACTCGGCCCAAGCCCCCGACCCTATGCAGGTGCCCCAGCAAGATCTGTCTACACCTGCCCCCATGACTGAGCAAGGCAGAGATGTGGAAGGGGTGCCCCCCAGAGCTGAGCTACACACAGTCTCTACACCTGCTCAGGAGGCTCAACCCAAGGTGGCTCTGTCTACACCCAGCTCCAAGCCTCAACCTGTGGTTGCTCTGTCTACATTGAACTCCAAGCCTGATCCGGACCTGGCTCTGCCTACACCTGGCTCCAAGACTAATCCAGACGTTGGTCTGTCTACACCTGGCTCCAAGCTTCAAACTGAGGTTGCTCTGTCTACATCAAACTCTAAGCCTAATCCAGACGTAGGTCTGTCTACACCCAGCTCCAAGCCTGATCCAGACCTAGCTCCATCTACATCCATCTCTAAGCCTAATCCCGACCTAGCACCGTCTACCTCCGGCTCCAAGCCTCAATCCGAGCTTGCTCCATCTACACCCAGCTCCAAGCTTAATCTGGACATGGCCCTGTCTACACCCATCTCAATGGACAAGCCAGAAGTGGATTCTACTGTGCCTGTCTTAGTGGCAATCCCACACAAGAATGTGCCTCACCCTGCTTCCCAGGCCCTGCCGGATTTGGGGGTGTCCACACCTGGTCCCAGAGTTGCAGTGGCTGCCCCTTGCTGGCCCTCCATTCCCCGGGCTGCACCTGACGTGGGAGGGCCTGAACCTGCCCGGACGGCCGAGCTGGCTCCGAGCCCTGTTAGGTCTTCACAGGGGCACCAAGCAGAGCCCCAAGCGGAGCCCCCCGCTGGCCCCGCCCAAGTCCCCAGGAAAAAGAAAGTTCGCTTCTCTGTGGCGGAGCCCAGCCCCGAGGAGCCAGGGCCAGGAGAGGCCCAGGGCCCACCCTTGCCAGCCGCAGTCCAGCCTTTGGCCCCCAGGACAGCCGTGGGGGGCCGCGGAGGGCCCGGGGCCTGGGATGCCGTGGCTGTTGCACCCTGGACCCTGCAGCCCCGGGTCCACGGGCAGCTGCCTCCCCCCGCCTCCTCGTCCTTGAGGGGCTCCAGGCCAGGGAGCAGCTTTGCACTGACCGTCCCTGAGGTCTATGACTTTTTGTTTTGTGACACCATTGAAGAGGAGGCCGAAGACGCCGAGGAGGCGGCAGCCCATCAGGCCCTGGCCGATGTCCAGTGGCCGGACACCTGTGAGTTCTTCTTCTGGGACTGCCAGGCCCAGAGGTCAAGGCCACGAGGGGGCTGCTCCCAGGACCCAGCCCCTCTGCCTGGGGACGCCGTGCCCATCTCCATCCCCGAGGCTTACGAACACTTctttggggaggaggggtggtCAGGGGAGCTGGAGCCGGCTGCCCTTCGCCAGCTGCAGGCTGTGGAGCCCTCCCCGTCGGGCCCCCAGCACGTCGGGCCTGGTGTTGAGCCCAGTCCAGCCGCAGCACAGGAGCCCGGCCCGGCAGTCAGGTGGGCAG GAGGGCCCCGgggtcccctcccctccttcaccTTCAGCCAGAATGACATGTGTCTGGTGTTTGTGGCCTTTGCTACCTGGGCAGTGAGAACGTCAGACCTGCACGCCCCAGATGCCTGGAAAACAG TCCTGCTGGCCAACATCGGAACCATCTCGGCCATCCGATACTTCCGCCGGCAGGTGGAGGGGGGacgccccggccccggccccagcTCCTAG
- the PLEKHN1 gene encoding LOW QUALITY PROTEIN: pleckstrin homology domain-containing family N member 1 (The sequence of the model RefSeq protein was modified relative to this genomic sequence to represent the inferred CDS: substituted 1 base at 1 genomic stop codon) → MGNSHCVPQAPRRLRSSFSRKPSLKGHREDGSRRLAGLLGPEAAPGGGSAADKILYYVPALDIQGHRRENPDQLLPSVSKGQRGVPVRDLGQVVHYAKVQLRFPHSQDTGDCYLELFPSHLYFQAHGSEGLTLQGLLPLTELSVSRLEGPSKEHAFQITGGRGPEWPLGARSIPGSHHPTPRCAPTPALCPDPAPHEAGWGXQTQGWEVPGPQCTLPPPAGPLPAPLLVLCPSEAELVSWLYHLEKQMALIGGLWHCHSASPQHRLTRLRTVSGREAVDGAICASRVKLQHLPSQEQHERLLVLYPSSLVVFSEEAEGLCFKGELPLSAVAIKVEEKQKHLCSFLIEGRLINSIRVLCASWEDRGHWLRCLHSVSLRDGSPSLPSPEGFLVTGSGRGSLSSDGRTSWGSGCPASTSTHPSHSLPECMEPGAVQANPGCTSISQRRAELKRGGSSRSPRSKARSEGPSPATPLYLDLNLTQLSLEEGLEDPDSSPETPHSPLYADPYTPPATSHHKLTDLRDLGEFLSAACGSPGLEPSGAFPSVPVSVPVSNPSAGPSSCPDPHLLPKKGASQRHRGLCKDGGPRPPNSPQLVSPAREGSPLPPPPGGRSPRRHKDPGRDSVGDKALPTPHRKGTRLGAPEAEVCLTQWI, encoded by the exons ATGGGGAACAGCCACTGCGTCCCTCAGGCCCCCCGGAGACTCCGGTcctccttctccaggaagccctcGCTGAAGGGACACAG AGAGGACGGCTCCCGGAGGCTGGCAGGTCTCCTCGGCCCTGAGGCTGCTCCCGGCGGGGGCTCCGCAGCCGACAAGATCCTCTACTATGTCCCGGCGTTG GACATCCAAGGACATCGGAGGGAAAACCCAGACCAGCTGCTCCCGAGTGTGTCCAAGGGGCAGCGGGGGGTCCCCGTGAGGGACCTGGGCCAAGTCGTGCACTACGCCAAGGTGCAGCTGCGCTTCCCGCACAGCCAG GACACCGGCGACTGCTACCTGGAGCTGTTCCCCTCCCACCTGTACTTCCAGGCCCATGGCTCAGAAGGACTCACCTTACAG GGGCTGTTGCCTCTGACTGAGCTGAGCGTCTCCCGGCTGGAGGGCCCCAGCAAGGAGCACGCCTTCCAGATCACAGGTGGGAGGGGGCCTGAGTGGCCCCTGGGAGCCCGCAGCATCCCCGGGAGCCACCACCCCACACCCAGatgtgcccccaccccagccctctgcCCTGACCCGGCCCCCCACGAGGCCGGCTGGGGCTGACAGACCCAGGGGTGGGAGGTCCCCGGGCCCCAGTGCACCCTGCCCCCACCCGCAGGCCCGCTGCCAGCCCCCCTCCTCGTGCTGTGCCCCAGCGAAGCCGAGCTGGTCTCCTGGCTCTACCACCTAGAGAAGCAGATGGCGCTCATTGGGGGCCTGTGGCACTGCCACTCGGCCTCCCCACAG CACCGGCTGACACGGCTGCGGACCGTGTCGGGGCGCGAGGCGGTGGACGGTGCCATCTGCGCCTCGAGGGTCAAGCTGCAGCACCTGCCCTCTcag GAGCAGCATGAGCGGCTCCTGGTCCTGTACCCGAGCTCCCTGGTGGTTTTCTCCGAGGAGGCAGAAGGACTTTGCTTCAAG GGGGAGCTCCCACTCAGCGCGGTCGCCATCAAGGTGGAGGAGAAGCAGAAGCATCTCTGCTCTTTCCTGATTGAAG GCCGCCTCATCAACTCCATCCGCGTGCTGTGCGCCAGCTGGGAGGACCGCGGCCACTGGCTCCGCTGCCTGCACTCCGTGTCTCTCAGGGATGgcagcccctccctgcccagccccGAGGGCTTCCTG GTGACAGGCAGTGGCCGAGGCTCACTCTCCTCCGATGGAAGGACCAGCTGGGGCTCGGGATGCCCAGCGTCCACCTCCACCCACCCCAGCCACTCCCTCCCTGAGTGCATGGAGCCTGGAGCC GTCCAAGCCAACCCAGGCTGCACCAGCATCAGCCAGCGGAGGGCAGAGCTGAAACGTGGGGGCAGCAGCCGGTCCCCCAGGAGCAAGGCCCGGAGTGAGGGGCCCAGTCCAGCCACCCCTCTGTACCTGGACCTGAACCTCACCCAG CTGAGCCTGGAGGAGGGCCTGGAGGACCCAGACAGCTCTCCAGAGACCCCGCACTCCCCACTGTACGCCGACCCCTACACCCCACCTGCCACCTCCCACCACAAGCTCACAGACCTCCGGGACCTCGGCGAG TTCCTCAGTGCAGCGTGTGGCTCTCCTGGCCTGGAGCCCTCAGGCGCCTTTCCCTCCGTCCCCGTGTCTGTGCCTGTCTCTAACCCCAGCGCTGGCCCTTCCAGCTGCCCAGACCCCCATTTGCTTCCCAAGAAGGGAGCCTCTCAGAGGCACAGAGGCCTCTGCAAGGACGGGGGACCACGGCCCCCCAACTCCCCTCAGCTC GTCTCACCTGCAAGGGAAGGGTCGCCCCTGCCACCTCCCCCAG GTGGCCGCTCCCCCCGGCGGCACAAAGACCCAGGCCGCGACAGCGTCGGGGACAAGGCCTTGCCCACGCCCCACCGCAAGGGGACCCGGCTCGGGGCGCCCGAGGCTGAGGTGTGCCTGACCCAGTGGATCTGA